Proteins from a single region of Runella sp. SP2:
- a CDS encoding amidohydrolase: MKKPLLSGALLALSLGTGYAQSALKPVINQASDAIESKVIAWRRDFHEHPELGNQEFRTANIVAEHLRKLGYEVKEKVAVTGVIGVLKGGKPGPVVALRADMDGLPVTERVDIPFKSKVVTEFNNQKTGVMHACGHDSHVAILMGVAEVLASMQKDLAGTVKLIFQPAEEGVYTGGTFGANRMVEEGALDNPKVDAIFGLHINSQTEVGKIRYRPGATMAAVDQLTIKLKGKQTHGANPWSGVDPIVTASQVVMGLQTIVSRNVDITENPAVVTVGAIHGGIRYNIIPESLEMIGTIRTFGDDQQALVHRRIKEISTNIAESAGAKADVEIGIGYPATVNDPALTDKMIPTLEALAGKDNVLLSPVATGAEDFSYFQKKIPGFFFFLGGMAKGKSPYDVAPHHTPDFYLDESGFTLGVKSLSHLVVDYMEMNSKAAASSTTKGKKATK, translated from the coding sequence ATGAAAAAACCTCTCCTAAGTGGTGCATTGTTGGCCCTGAGCCTCGGCACAGGATATGCACAAAGTGCCCTCAAGCCCGTTATCAACCAAGCGTCTGACGCTATCGAAAGCAAGGTAATTGCGTGGCGTCGCGATTTCCACGAGCACCCAGAGCTTGGCAACCAAGAATTTAGAACGGCAAATATCGTGGCCGAACACCTACGCAAGCTAGGTTATGAAGTCAAAGAAAAAGTAGCCGTTACGGGAGTTATCGGTGTACTCAAAGGAGGAAAACCTGGCCCCGTAGTCGCCCTTCGCGCCGACATGGACGGCCTGCCTGTAACTGAACGCGTGGATATTCCTTTCAAATCGAAAGTGGTAACGGAGTTCAACAACCAAAAAACGGGTGTCATGCACGCTTGCGGTCACGATAGCCACGTCGCTATTTTGATGGGGGTTGCTGAGGTATTGGCGTCGATGCAAAAAGACTTAGCAGGAACGGTTAAGCTTATTTTCCAACCTGCCGAAGAAGGCGTTTATACAGGTGGGACTTTTGGTGCCAATCGAATGGTGGAAGAAGGCGCATTGGACAACCCGAAAGTGGATGCTATTTTTGGACTTCACATCAACTCACAAACCGAAGTAGGCAAAATCCGCTACCGCCCAGGTGCGACCATGGCAGCCGTTGACCAGTTGACCATCAAACTAAAAGGAAAACAAACCCACGGCGCCAACCCTTGGTCGGGCGTTGACCCTATCGTTACGGCTTCTCAGGTGGTGATGGGTTTGCAAACCATCGTAAGTCGCAATGTTGACATTACGGAAAACCCTGCGGTAGTAACCGTGGGTGCGATTCACGGCGGTATTCGCTACAACATCATTCCTGAGTCACTCGAAATGATTGGCACCATTCGTACCTTCGGTGATGACCAGCAGGCGCTTGTTCACCGTCGCATCAAGGAAATTTCAACGAATATTGCTGAAAGCGCAGGTGCAAAAGCCGACGTAGAAATTGGCATCGGCTACCCAGCGACGGTCAACGACCCCGCACTTACCGATAAAATGATTCCGACGTTGGAGGCATTGGCAGGCAAAGACAACGTCCTTCTTTCGCCCGTTGCTACTGGTGCCGAAGACTTTAGCTACTTCCAAAAGAAAATCCCTGGGTTCTTCTTCTTTTTGGGAGGAATGGCCAAAGGCAAAAGCCCTTACGACGTAGCACCGCATCACACCCCTGATTTTTACCTTGATGAAAGCGGGTTTACGTTAGGCGTAAAATCTCTTAGCCACTTGGTGGTAGATTATATGGAGATGAACTCTAAAGCAGCAGCTTCAAGCACTACCAAAGGGAAGAAAGCAACAAAATAA
- the hisB gene encoding bifunctional histidinol-phosphatase/imidazoleglycerol-phosphate dehydratase HisB has product MQKLLFIDRDGTIIVEPPVDFQVDSLEKLAFLPKAISNLRRLAEETDFGFVMVTNQDGLGTDSFPEDTFWPAQNKMLQVLEGEGVTFQAIHVDRTFPHENAPTRKPGTALLTEYFNGSYDLANSYVLGDRLTDVQLAVNMGCKAIYIANELPADLASELANAISLVSTDWDAIYEHLRLPARTASVERVTKETQIKIELNLDGTGKSAMNTGLGFFDHMLDQLAKHSGADLTISVVGDLHIDEHHTIEDTALALGEAYRKALGDKRGISRYGFLLPMDEALAQVAIDFSGRPWLVWDADFKREKIGEMPTEMFYHFFKSFSDTAQCNLNIKCEGSNEHHKIEAIFKGWAKAIKMAVKRDLKALDVLPSTKGVL; this is encoded by the coding sequence ATGCAAAAACTTCTCTTCATAGACCGCGACGGAACTATTATCGTTGAGCCACCCGTCGATTTTCAGGTAGATTCCTTAGAAAAATTGGCTTTTTTGCCCAAAGCCATCTCAAATCTTCGTCGTTTGGCCGAAGAAACCGATTTTGGTTTTGTGATGGTAACCAACCAAGATGGCTTGGGAACTGATTCTTTCCCCGAAGATACGTTTTGGCCTGCCCAAAATAAAATGCTCCAAGTTCTCGAAGGCGAAGGGGTAACTTTCCAAGCAATTCACGTGGATCGTACCTTCCCGCACGAAAATGCCCCCACGCGCAAACCTGGCACGGCTTTGTTGACGGAGTATTTCAATGGCTCGTACGATTTGGCAAACAGCTACGTGCTGGGCGATCGCCTGACGGATGTGCAATTGGCGGTGAATATGGGATGTAAAGCCATTTATATTGCCAACGAACTCCCTGCCGATCTTGCCTCTGAATTGGCCAATGCCATTTCGCTCGTTAGCACCGATTGGGACGCTATTTATGAACACCTTCGCTTGCCTGCCCGTACGGCTTCGGTAGAGCGAGTGACGAAAGAAACCCAAATCAAAATAGAACTCAACCTCGATGGTACAGGTAAGTCAGCAATGAATACAGGGCTTGGATTTTTTGACCACATGCTCGACCAGCTTGCCAAACACTCAGGCGCCGATTTGACAATTTCGGTGGTGGGTGATTTGCACATCGACGAGCACCATACCATCGAAGACACCGCCTTGGCGTTGGGCGAAGCTTACCGCAAGGCGTTGGGCGACAAACGAGGTATTAGTCGCTACGGCTTTTTGTTGCCAATGGACGAAGCCTTGGCCCAAGTAGCTATCGACTTTTCGGGTCGCCCGTGGTTGGTGTGGGATGCTGATTTCAAGCGGGAAAAAATCGGAGAAATGCCGACCGAAATGTTTTATCATTTCTTCAAGTCGTTTTCGGATACGGCTCAGTGCAACCTCAACATCAAGTGCGAAGGAAGCAACGAACACCACAAAATCGAGGCAATTTTTAAAGGATGGGCCAAAGCCATCAAGATGGCCGTGAAGCGTGATTTGAAAGCCCTTGATGTTTTACCGTCCACCAAAGGAGTACTTTAG
- a CDS encoding DUF3127 domain-containing protein, producing MDIKGRVLQLLPLQTGEGKNGTWKKQDFVIETDGQYPKKVCISAWGDKINESALKVGNEVNVSFDIESREYNGRWYTDVKAWKIDSMSGGGGASEEASFGGSTRPTTSLPTTFEASEEDNLPF from the coding sequence ATGGACATCAAAGGAAGAGTACTCCAGCTATTGCCTTTGCAAACAGGCGAGGGTAAAAATGGGACGTGGAAAAAACAAGATTTTGTCATTGAAACTGACGGACAGTACCCCAAAAAAGTGTGTATCTCGGCATGGGGAGATAAAATCAATGAAAGCGCGTTGAAAGTAGGGAACGAAGTAAACGTGTCGTTTGATATTGAAAGCCGTGAGTACAACGGCCGCTGGTACACCGATGTAAAAGCGTGGAAAATTGATTCAATGAGCGGAGGCGGTGGTGCCAGCGAAGAGGCAAGTTTTGGCGGAAGCACCCGTCCTACAACATCGCTACCTACCACCTTTGAAGCCAGCGAGGAAGATAATTTACCATTTTAG
- a CDS encoding putative oxidoreductase C-terminal domain-containing protein, which produces MKNRLLGCLLAASSLTLPSMGQQAKKPISLIVLEPGHFHAALVQNTRYDNVNPVVHVYATKGPDVEAYLDKIKKYNTRSDDPTQWDEKVYTGTDFFQKMLSEKAGNLVVLAGNNQKKTDYIKKSVDAGLNVLADKPMAIDAAGFSLLQEAFAQAKKKNILLYDIMTERYEISNALQRELALVPAIFGTLQKGTPQDPAVTKESVHHFFKYVSGEPLIRPSWFFDVKQQGEGVVDVTTHLVDLIQWSCFPNQIIDYKKDIKLLNATHSATTMTPEQFKLVTKNDTYPDYLKKDVKGKNLEVYANGQIDYTLKGVHARASVIWNFQAPQGTGDTHYSIMKGSKANLIIRQGKEQNFKPVLYIEALNNTPAYEKAVAEAFKKVQTTYPGIELKKNDKGWEVVIPKKYDIGHEAHFSQVAKKYMDFLKAGKLPEWEVPNMISKYYTTTQALKMAQSKSTVNR; this is translated from the coding sequence ATGAAGAATCGCCTTCTAGGCTGCTTATTAGCTGCAAGTAGTTTAACCCTCCCCAGTATGGGACAACAAGCCAAAAAGCCCATTAGCCTCATCGTGCTTGAGCCTGGGCACTTTCATGCCGCACTGGTACAAAATACCCGCTACGACAACGTCAACCCCGTCGTGCACGTGTATGCCACCAAAGGCCCCGATGTAGAGGCGTACCTCGATAAAATTAAAAAGTACAACACCCGCTCCGACGACCCGACGCAGTGGGACGAGAAAGTCTATACGGGCACTGACTTTTTCCAGAAGATGTTGAGCGAAAAAGCAGGTAATTTGGTGGTTTTGGCAGGAAATAATCAAAAGAAAACTGACTACATCAAAAAATCGGTGGACGCGGGGTTGAACGTGTTGGCCGATAAACCCATGGCCATTGACGCCGCTGGTTTTTCGTTGCTGCAAGAAGCTTTTGCCCAAGCCAAAAAGAAAAACATATTGCTCTACGACATCATGACGGAGCGCTACGAAATCAGCAATGCCCTTCAACGCGAGCTTGCGCTGGTGCCCGCCATTTTTGGTACACTCCAAAAAGGCACACCCCAAGACCCTGCCGTTACCAAAGAGAGCGTTCACCACTTTTTCAAGTACGTTTCGGGCGAGCCTCTGATTCGTCCATCGTGGTTTTTTGACGTAAAACAACAAGGCGAAGGCGTGGTGGACGTGACGACCCACTTGGTGGATTTGATTCAATGGAGCTGTTTTCCCAACCAAATCATTGACTACAAAAAAGACATTAAGCTCCTCAATGCGACTCACAGCGCCACAACCATGACGCCTGAGCAATTTAAACTCGTCACCAAAAATGACACCTACCCCGATTATTTGAAAAAAGACGTCAAAGGAAAAAATCTTGAAGTATATGCCAACGGTCAGATTGACTACACCCTCAAGGGCGTACACGCTCGCGCATCGGTGATTTGGAACTTCCAAGCGCCACAAGGCACGGGCGATACGCACTATTCAATTATGAAGGGAAGCAAAGCGAACTTGATTATACGTCAGGGCAAGGAGCAGAATTTTAAGCCTGTGTTGTACATTGAAGCCCTTAACAATACGCCAGCGTACGAAAAAGCAGTGGCCGAAGCGTTCAAAAAAGTACAGACAACGTACCCAGGCATCGAACTCAAGAAAAATGACAAAGGCTGGGAAGTAGTGATTCCGAAGAAATATGACATTGGCCACGAAGCGCACTTCTCACAAGTAGCGAAGAAATACATGGACTTTTTGAAGGCTGGAAAACTGCCCGAGTGGGAAGTTCCTAACATGATTTCGAAGTATTATACCACCACGCAAGCCCTTAAAATGGCGCAGAGCAAAAGCACAGTTAATCGTTAA
- a CDS encoding glucosamine-6-phosphate deaminase codes for MPLLQETTVDKLHVKLAQNRQELGQYAAEMAATKIKSLLQSQETVNIIFAAAPSQNEFLDALAVQPGVEWQRVNAFHMDEYIGLSDEAPQRFGNFLKDRFFAKVPLKEVFYINGNVAEAEAECQRYSALLTQYPTDIVCMGIGENCHIAFNDPHIAFFNDPVLVKKVDLDLTSRQQQVHDGCFASLELVPEYALTLTIPALVKAPTVFCMVPAAHKAEAIYHTLLDDISEVYPSTILRTHPNATLFIDPNSAQQWLEATETK; via the coding sequence ATGCCTCTTTTACAAGAAACAACCGTTGACAAACTCCACGTCAAATTAGCCCAAAACCGCCAAGAATTAGGGCAATATGCAGCCGAAATGGCCGCTACAAAAATTAAATCATTGCTTCAAAGCCAAGAAACCGTCAATATTATTTTTGCCGCTGCTCCGTCACAAAACGAGTTTTTGGACGCCCTCGCTGTCCAGCCTGGTGTTGAATGGCAACGGGTCAATGCCTTTCACATGGATGAATACATTGGCTTGTCGGACGAGGCACCACAACGTTTTGGCAATTTTCTCAAAGACCGATTTTTTGCCAAAGTACCGTTGAAAGAAGTGTTTTACATCAATGGAAACGTAGCAGAGGCCGAAGCAGAATGTCAACGTTACTCGGCTTTGTTGACCCAATACCCCACCGACATCGTTTGCATGGGTATCGGCGAAAACTGCCACATTGCGTTCAACGACCCGCACATTGCATTTTTCAATGACCCTGTACTGGTCAAAAAAGTGGACTTAGACCTTACGAGCCGTCAGCAGCAAGTGCACGACGGCTGTTTTGCGTCGTTGGAGCTTGTTCCCGAGTATGCCCTTACGCTTACGATTCCTGCGTTGGTAAAAGCGCCCACGGTGTTTTGCATGGTTCCTGCAGCCCACAAAGCCGAGGCCATTTACCATACCCTCCTCGACGACATCAGCGAAGTATATCCATCAACGATTTTACGTACCCACCCCAACGCCACCCTGTTTATCGATCCTAATAGCGCTCAGCAGTGGTTGGAAGCTACGGAAACTAAGTAA
- the nagA gene encoding N-acetylglucosamine-6-phosphate deacetylase, with protein sequence MKIKISNGTILTPFRAIKNGTVVVENGQIVGVHEGFVDVSDAEEIDAQGQYISPGFIDIHVHGGGGADFMDGTEEAFLTVAELHARFGTTALVPTTLTAEKEDLLHTLDVYEKAHRRNTNGAAFLGIHLEGPYFALSQRGAQDPRYIRNPDPAEYEEILHYSSSIVRWSAAPELEGAIPFGQRLRQKGILAAIAHTDAYYDDVLAAYENGYSLVTHLYSAMSGVTRKNAFRYAGVIESSYLLDLDVEIIGDGIHLPAPLLQFVYKFKGPDRTALITDAMRGAGMPEGESVLGSLKNGLPVIIEDGVAKLPDRTSFAGSVATFDRLVRNMITMANVPLLDAVRMASTTPARIMGVSDRKGSLAKGKDADVVIFDENINVGMTMVGGKVIYKK encoded by the coding sequence ATGAAAATAAAAATCAGTAACGGGACTATCCTGACTCCTTTTCGTGCCATTAAAAATGGAACGGTGGTGGTGGAAAACGGTCAAATCGTCGGTGTGCATGAAGGCTTCGTTGACGTATCCGATGCCGAAGAAATCGACGCCCAAGGGCAATACATTTCTCCTGGGTTTATCGATATCCACGTTCACGGCGGTGGTGGTGCCGATTTTATGGACGGTACCGAAGAAGCTTTCCTGACCGTTGCCGAGCTGCACGCGCGTTTTGGTACAACGGCCTTGGTACCAACCACATTGACGGCCGAAAAAGAAGATTTGCTTCATACGCTCGATGTTTATGAAAAAGCCCATCGACGCAATACTAACGGCGCGGCCTTTTTGGGCATTCACCTCGAAGGCCCCTATTTTGCCCTGAGTCAGCGGGGAGCACAAGACCCGCGTTACATCCGCAATCCCGACCCCGCCGAATACGAAGAAATTCTGCACTATTCGTCGTCCATCGTTCGCTGGAGTGCCGCCCCTGAATTAGAAGGAGCAATTCCGTTTGGACAACGGCTACGTCAAAAAGGGATTTTGGCGGCCATTGCCCATACCGATGCTTATTACGACGATGTGTTGGCAGCCTACGAAAATGGTTATTCACTCGTCACTCATTTGTATTCAGCGATGTCGGGTGTGACGCGCAAAAACGCCTTTCGCTACGCGGGGGTGATTGAAAGCTCGTACTTACTTGACTTAGACGTAGAAATCATCGGTGATGGCATTCATTTGCCCGCTCCTTTGCTCCAATTTGTCTATAAATTCAAAGGACCCGACCGCACTGCCCTCATCACCGACGCCATGCGCGGCGCAGGGATGCCCGAGGGGGAAAGTGTGCTAGGATCGTTGAAAAATGGCTTGCCCGTTATCATCGAAGACGGTGTGGCCAAACTCCCCGACCGTACCTCGTTTGCGGGCAGCGTCGCCACCTTCGACCGACTGGTGCGCAACATGATTACGATGGCCAATGTGCCGTTGTTGGATGCCGTTCGCATGGCAAGTACTACCCCCGCCCGCATCATGGGCGTTAGCGACCGCAAAGGCTCGCTCGCCAAAGGCAAAGACGCTGATGTTGTTATTTTTGATGAAAATATCAACGTCGGGATGACGATGGTGGGGGGAAAAGTGATTTACAAAAAGTAA
- a CDS encoding sugar MFS transporter yields the protein MKSSTAAVEVSSLSPRETTVSIFLIGLMFFIFGFISWVNSILIPYFKIACELTSFQAYLVAFAFYIAYFIMSVPASYLLKTQGFKKGMMFGFWAMALGAFIFVPAAMTRTYGIFLMGLFTIGIGLAILQTAANPYITILGPKERGAQRISIMGICNKAAGILSPLVFAAVILRPTDTDLFAQLGTMNPTEKSAALDELVRRVIQPYTVLGIFLFVLGYLVYRSPLPEINTEHESPEVATANASKTSIFQFPHLILGAVAIFLHVGTQVIAIDTVIGYANSMGIDLLKAKTFPSYTLACTICGYIIGIITIPKFISQVNALRFCTVLGTVFTLLIIFAKGTVQFLGHTADLSIWFVVLLGLANSLVWAGIWPLALDGLGRYTKLGASILIMGLCGNAIMPLFYGYFADLYDVRTAYWVLLPCYLYLVYYAAYGHKVKHWGTSPQPLSFQEKG from the coding sequence ATGAAATCCTCTACTGCTGCCGTTGAAGTAAGCAGCCTAAGCCCGCGCGAAACTACCGTTTCTATTTTCCTAATTGGGCTGATGTTTTTTATCTTCGGCTTCATCTCGTGGGTCAACTCCATTCTGATTCCTTACTTCAAAATTGCCTGCGAACTCACCAGCTTTCAAGCCTATTTGGTGGCGTTTGCGTTTTACATTGCTTACTTTATCATGTCGGTGCCTGCTTCGTATTTACTCAAAACCCAAGGGTTCAAAAAGGGCATGATGTTTGGCTTTTGGGCCATGGCTTTGGGAGCGTTTATTTTCGTTCCTGCCGCCATGACGCGCACCTACGGCATTTTCTTAATGGGGCTGTTTACGATTGGCATTGGGTTAGCCATTTTACAAACCGCTGCCAATCCTTACATCACCATTCTAGGCCCCAAAGAACGTGGTGCTCAACGAATTAGTATCATGGGCATTTGCAACAAAGCCGCTGGTATTTTGTCACCACTGGTATTTGCTGCCGTGATTTTACGCCCCACCGACACCGATTTATTTGCACAACTTGGCACGATGAATCCTACCGAAAAAAGCGCTGCTTTGGACGAACTCGTCCGTCGTGTGATTCAGCCTTATACTGTTTTAGGAATATTTTTATTTGTGTTAGGGTACTTGGTGTATCGCTCGCCACTTCCCGAAATCAATACCGAGCACGAAAGCCCCGAAGTCGCCACTGCCAATGCGAGCAAAACCAGCATTTTTCAGTTTCCGCACCTTATTTTGGGGGCTGTGGCCATCTTCCTGCACGTAGGTACGCAGGTGATTGCCATTGATACCGTCATTGGTTATGCCAACTCCATGGGCATTGATTTGCTCAAGGCCAAAACGTTTCCATCCTACACTTTGGCCTGCACCATTTGTGGGTACATCATCGGCATTATCACCATTCCTAAGTTCATCAGCCAAGTCAATGCCCTGCGCTTTTGTACGGTGTTGGGAACGGTGTTTACCTTGCTAATTATTTTTGCCAAAGGCACCGTTCAATTTCTAGGCCATACCGCCGACCTTTCGATTTGGTTTGTGGTGTTGCTCGGTTTGGCCAACTCACTTGTGTGGGCGGGAATTTGGCCCTTGGCGTTAGACGGCCTTGGCCGTTATACCAAACTCGGTGCGTCGATTCTCATCATGGGCTTGTGTGGCAACGCCATTATGCCGCTGTTCTACGGTTATTTCGCCGATTTGTACGACGTGCGCACTGCCTATTGGGTATTGTTGCCTTGTTATTTGTACTTGGTGTATTATGCAGCCTATGGCCATAAAGTGAAGCATTGGGGAACCTCACCCCAACCCCTCTCCTTTCAGGAGAAGGGCTAA
- a CDS encoding Gfo/Idh/MocA family oxidoreductase, protein MSKNSTSSNSASRRDFLKKSLTGTAVLTVGGVLPGFSAKSYANILGANDKVRLGVMGVNSRGFALATNFALQPNCEVVSISDVDSKAAAKCVAGVEKIQNRKPKETPDFRKSLEDKDMDGLIIAAPDHWHAPAAILASKAGKHVYLEKPCSHNPHEGELLMAVAAKYKNVIQMGNQRRSWPNVKQAIKEIHDGVIGRPYFAKGWYTNNRPTIGTGKATAVPSWLNFDLWQGPAPRRAYKDNVIHYNWHWFWNWGTGEALNNGTHMLDLMRWGLQVSYPTKVSSSGGRYRYQDDWETPDTQVINLEFGKDKFMTWEGRSCNSRNIEGSSVGVSFYGEKGTLEYGGGNAYKIYDLDNKVIKDVTNDMPIDPRNKMNPSQALDATHFQNFVEAIKKGTPLASDIISGHQSTLLCQLGNIALRSNSILDIDPTNGHIKNNKEAQKFWKREYEKGWEPTL, encoded by the coding sequence ATGAGCAAAAACTCAACTTCATCCAACAGCGCCTCTCGCCGCGATTTTCTCAAAAAAAGCCTAACAGGAACGGCCGTTTTGACCGTAGGCGGCGTTCTCCCTGGTTTTAGTGCAAAAAGTTATGCCAACATTTTGGGCGCCAACGATAAAGTACGCCTCGGTGTAATGGGGGTCAATAGCCGTGGCTTTGCTTTGGCAACCAACTTTGCCCTTCAGCCCAATTGTGAAGTCGTCAGTATTTCAGACGTTGATTCAAAAGCCGCTGCAAAGTGCGTGGCGGGGGTAGAAAAAATCCAAAACCGCAAGCCAAAAGAAACGCCCGACTTCCGCAAATCGCTGGAGGACAAAGACATGGACGGACTCATCATCGCCGCTCCTGACCACTGGCACGCTCCTGCGGCTATTTTGGCTTCAAAAGCAGGAAAACATGTGTATTTGGAGAAACCATGCAGCCACAACCCGCACGAAGGCGAATTGTTGATGGCTGTCGCCGCCAAGTACAAAAACGTGATTCAGATGGGAAACCAGCGTCGGTCGTGGCCCAACGTCAAACAAGCCATCAAAGAAATTCACGACGGAGTAATTGGTCGCCCGTATTTTGCCAAAGGCTGGTACACCAACAACCGCCCTACCATCGGAACGGGCAAAGCAACGGCCGTACCGTCTTGGCTCAACTTTGACCTGTGGCAAGGCCCAGCGCCACGCCGTGCGTACAAAGACAACGTCATCCACTACAACTGGCACTGGTTTTGGAATTGGGGAACGGGCGAAGCCCTTAACAACGGCACCCACATGCTCGACCTCATGCGTTGGGGATTGCAGGTAAGTTATCCGACCAAAGTTTCCTCTTCGGGTGGGCGTTACCGCTACCAAGACGATTGGGAAACACCAGATACCCAAGTCATTAACCTTGAATTTGGCAAAGATAAATTCATGACGTGGGAAGGCCGTAGCTGCAACAGCCGCAATATCGAAGGCAGCAGCGTAGGCGTTTCGTTTTACGGAGAAAAAGGTACGTTGGAATACGGCGGCGGCAATGCGTACAAAATTTACGATTTGGACAACAAGGTTATCAAAGACGTTACCAACGACATGCCGATTGACCCTCGCAACAAAATGAATCCTTCGCAAGCATTGGATGCCACTCACTTCCAAAACTTTGTGGAAGCCATCAAAAAAGGGACTCCGTTGGCATCCGATATTATAAGCGGGCATCAAAGTACGCTTTTGTGTCAGTTGGGGAACATCGCTTTGCGTTCCAACAGCATTTTGGACATTGACCCCACCAACGGACACATCAAGAACAACAAAGAAGCGCAGAAATTCTGGAAGCGTGAGTACGAAAAAGGCTGGGAGCCAACGTTATAA
- a CDS encoding high-potential iron-sulfur protein — MKRREFITIALPILPTTAFLVSSCQPKSASQSETTDPCKDFSTVSENDLKTRKKLGYVDASPRAESQCGNCNLWLPPKDGKACGGCMLFKGPVQTAGYCTYWAPQSK; from the coding sequence ATGAAAAGAAGAGAATTTATCACCATTGCGTTACCGATATTACCCACTACCGCATTTTTGGTGAGTAGCTGTCAACCAAAATCAGCTTCTCAGTCTGAAACGACCGACCCTTGCAAAGATTTTTCAACAGTTAGCGAAAATGACCTAAAAACTCGGAAAAAACTGGGATATGTCGATGCGTCCCCCCGTGCCGAATCTCAGTGTGGAAATTGCAATTTGTGGCTTCCTCCCAAAGATGGCAAAGCCTGCGGTGGCTGTATGTTGTTCAAAGGCCCCGTTCAAACGGCTGGTTATTGTACGTATTGGGCACCGCAAAGCAAATAA